From one Brachypodium distachyon strain Bd21 chromosome 4, Brachypodium_distachyon_v3.0, whole genome shotgun sequence genomic stretch:
- the LOC100825229 gene encoding putative glutaredoxin-C14 isoform X1 — protein sequence MDRVMKLASERAVVIFTLSSCCMCHTVSCLFCDLGVNALVHELDNDPRGKEMERALLKLLGKGPPVPVEFGGGKLVGGTSKIMSLHLGAIRLGYGGVSCWQVIKNNLLQ from the exons ATGGACCGCGTGATGAAGCTGGCGTCGGAGCGGGCAGTGGTGATCTTCACCCTGAGCTCCTGTTGCATGTGCCACACTGTGTCGTGCCTCTTCTGCGACCTCGGGGTCAATGCTCTAGTGCACGAGTTAGACAATGACCCTAGGGGAAAGGAGATGGAGAGAGCCCTCCTCAAGCTTCTCGGCAAGGGCCCGCCTGTCCCGGTAGAGTTCGGCGGCGGGAAGCTAGTCGGTGGGACGAGCAAGATCATGTCTCTGCATCTCGGTG CCATAAGGCTTGGATACGGTGGAGTTTCTTGCTGGCAGGTTATCAAGAACAATCTCCTCCAGTGA
- the LOC100825229 gene encoding putative glutaredoxin-C14 isoform X2, which translates to MDRVMKLASERAVVIFTLSSCCMCHTVSCLFCDLGVNALVHELDNDPRGKEMERALLKLLGKGPPVPVEFGGGKLVGGTSKIMSLHLGGYWTT; encoded by the exons ATGGACCGCGTGATGAAGCTGGCGTCGGAGCGGGCAGTGGTGATCTTCACCCTGAGCTCCTGTTGCATGTGCCACACTGTGTCGTGCCTCTTCTGCGACCTCGGGGTCAATGCTCTAGTGCACGAGTTAGACAATGACCCTAGGGGAAAGGAGATGGAGAGAGCCCTCCTCAAGCTTCTCGGCAAGGGCCCGCCTGTCCCGGTAGAGTTCGGCGGCGGGAAGCTAGTCGGTGGGACGAGCAAGATCATGTCTCTGCATCTCGGTG GTTATTGGACGACTTGA
- the LOC100835039 gene encoding DNA (cytosine-5)-methyltransferase DRM2: MVDCISDSDDSAKFEWESDNEAEPSSAPVLRNFDAPGPSTDANGWANGDAPSTSLVEEYVGMGFPKEMVLKAIKEIGHNDANALLELLLTYKVLGEDPTVGNCSTLGCAPQSVEDDDDGDLDSEDWDDEDDADGGEPNFDSSGDEDFLQEMSEHDKKIKSLVDMGFPEDESNMAIVRCGVDAALTVLVDSIYASQAAGDCNSRNSSHHEVCDSFGGRRNKKKRKQYGGGAQGNRPSECHEELMPLPNPMVGFSLPTARLPSVSRRLPKQATGPPFFYYENVALAPKGVWTIISRNLYDIAPEFVDSKYMCATARKRGYVHNLPIENRSPLLPLPPKTIFEAFPHYKKWWPSWDPRRQLNCVQTCVSSAKLTERIQCALARSGDPPPLHVQKYVMHECRKWNLVWVGKNKVAPLEPDEMEYLLGYPRDHTRGIGKTARYKCLGNSFQVDTVAYHLSVLRDIFPNGLNVLSLFTGIGGGEVALHRLGIHMKTVVSVEISEVNRRILRGWWDQTQTGTLIEIPDVQSFTSDKIRSFIRRFGGFDLIIGGSPCNNLAGSNRHHRDGLEGEHSSLFYHYPRILDTVKDVMAGM, translated from the exons ATGGTG GACTGTATTAGCGATAGCGACGATAGTGCCAAGTTTGAGTGGGAAAGTGATAATGAGGCTGAGCCCTCGTCAGCTCCAGTGTTGAGGAACTTTGATGCTCCTGGCCCGTCCACG GATGCTAATGGGTGGGCTAATGGGGATGCACCGTCTACTTCTTTAGTTGAGGAATATGTGGGAATGGGTTTCCCAAAGGAGATGGTCCTGAAGGCTATCAAGGAGATTG GGCATAATGATGCAAACGCATTGCTCGAACTTCTCCTCACGTACAAG GTACTAGGTGAGGACCCTACAGTGGGTAACTGCTCTACTTTGGGCTGTGCACCCCAGAGTGTTGAAGATGACGATGATGGTGATCTTGATTCTGAAGACTGGGATGACGAAGATGATGCTGATGGTGGGGAGCCCAATTTTGATAGTTCTGGTGATGAG GATTTTCTACAAGAGATGTCAGAGCACGACAAGAAGATCAAGTCCTTAGTGGATATGGGCTTTCCTGAAGATGAATCAAATATGGCTATTGTTAGATGTG GTGTGGATGCCGCTCTCACTGTATTAGTTGATTCGATCTATGCATCACAGGCTGCAGGGGATTGTAATTCTAGGAACTCATCTCATCATGAG GTGTGTGATTCCTTTGGAgggagaagaaacaaaaaaaagaggaagcaATATGGAGGTGGAGCACAAGGAAATCGACCTTCTGAGTGCCATGAAGAACTTATGCCTCTCCCTAATCCGATGGTTGGGTTTAGTCTGCCTACTGCAAGGCTACCTTCAGTCAGTAGAAGGCTTCCCAAACAAGCTACTGGACCTCCTTTTTTCTATTATGAAAATGTGGCCCTAGCTCCAAAAGGCGTGTGGACAATTATTTCAAGAAACCTATATGACATCGCGCCAGAGTTTGTGGATTCTAAGTACATGTGTGCAACTGCCAGGAAAAGAGGTTACGTCCATAATCTGCCAATTGAGAACAGGTCACCTCTCCTTCCCCTCCCTCCAAAGACCATATTTGAGGCCTTCCCTCATTATAAGAAGTGGTGGCCTTCATGGGACCCAAGAAGACAGCTCAACTGCGTGCAGACATGTGTGTCAAGTGCTAAGTTGACAGAGCGGATCCAATGTGCTCTTGCAAGGTCAGGCGATCCACCACCTCTACATGTGCAGAAATATGTCATGCATGAGTGTAGGAAATGGAATCTTGTCTGGGTTGGCAAGAACAAGGTCGCTCCTTTGGAGCCTGATGAGATGGAATACCTACTTGGTTACCCAAGGGACCACACAAGGGGAATCGGCAAGACAGCGAGGTACAAATGTCTTGGCAATTCATTCCAAGTTGATACGGTTGCTTACCATTTGTCAGTTCTGAGGGACATATTTCCCAATGGCCTGAATGTGCTCTCTTTGTTCACCGGtattggaggaggagaggtaGCTCTCCACAGACTTGGTATCCACATGAAGACAGTTGTTTCTGTAGAGATTTCTGAAGTGAATAGGAGGATTTTGAGGGGTTGGTGGGATCAGACTCAGACAGGCACATTGATTGAGATTCCTGACGTGCAGTCTTTCACTAGTGATAAAATTAGATCATTCATTCGAAGATTTGGCGGCTTTGACTTGATTATCGGGGGAAGCCCATGCAACAACCTTGCCGGCAGCAACCGCCACCACCGAGATGGCTTGGAGGGCGAACACTCTTCTCTGTTCTACCACTACCCCAGGATTCTGGATACTGTCAAGGATGTTATGGCGGGGATGTAG
- the LOC100829827 gene encoding uncharacterized protein LOC100829827, giving the protein MANPSYLEMSPLGVLVRSTEFKLRNLYLSHVDSPASAAPNTNRSKLLGVGVDISIGLGSKTKNAAVVHDLAVYDGVGPDKKLVARAQGLRASAGNWHNSFSMVFEDERLKGSTLEIMGASVDKEGEWAIVGGTGVFAMAQGIVVRKIHDKDAAKDTVELTITGLCTKKVVPATDLTKNGPWGGNEGFPRDTKEKPMRLESVTIHYEGLIDSFQFSYTDQSGNKQTEGPWGAGGPVGATTETIILGPSEFVKEVSGTYGSTFNTTNVKSLMLVTNVKSYGPFGNPNYDNVQGTPFRFTAEDGSAVVGFFGRSDRFLHSFGVYTL; this is encoded by the exons ATGGCCAACCCTTCCTATTTGGAGATGAGCCCCTTGGGCGTCCTTGTCAGGAGCACCGAGTTCAAGCTTCGGAACCTCTACTTGTCCCACGTCGATTCACCAGCTTCAGCAGCACCAAACACAAACAGGTCCAAATTGTTGGGTGTGGGTGTAGATATTAGCATTGGGCTGGGCTCCAAGACCAAGAATGCTGCCGTAGTTCATGATTTGGCGGTGTACGATGGCGTTGGCCCTGATAAGAAGCTAGTGGCCCGGGCACAGGGCCTGCGTGCTTCCGCTGGTAACTGGCACAATTCCTTCTCCATGGTGTTCGAGGACGAAAG GTTGAAAGGATCGACGCTCGAGATAATGGGAGCATCCGTTGACAAGGAAGGCGAGTGGGCTATCGTGGGGGGCACCGGTGTGTTTGCAATGGCACAGGGTATCGTCGTTAGGAAGATTCATGACAAGGATGCTGCAAAAGATACCGTGGAGCTAACTATTACCGGGTTATGCACCAAGAAG GTTGTCCCAGCTACTGATCTGACCAAGAACGGGCCGTGGGGTGGAAACGAAGGCTTTCCTCGTGACACCAAAGAGAAGCCGATGCGTCTGGAAAGCGTGACCATCCACTACGAGGGTCTCATAGATTCCTTCCAGTTCTCTTACACGGACCAATCTGGGAACAAGCAGACCGAAGGCCCTTGGGGCGCTGGCGGACCAGTGGGTGCCACCACTGAAACG ATTATCTTGGGCCCTTCGGAGTTCGTCAAGGAAGTGAGCGGGACCTACGGCAGCACGTTCAACACCACTAACGTGAAATCCCTCATGCTGGTCACCAACGTCAAGTCCTACGGGCCCTTCGGGAACCCAAACTACGATAACGTGCAGGGGACCCCTTTCAGGTTCACGGCGGAGGACGGCAGCGCCGTCGTGGGCTTCTTCGGCCGTTCCGACAGGTTTCTCCACTCGTTCGGCGTTTACACGCTCTAG
- the LOC100822774 gene encoding uncharacterized protein LOC100822774, whose product MPAAPAAASWRRHASSTPRALLFLFPALILLLLVLSRAPDLTFSPTTPAAAPPRPLLSAPFDCYASPQASPVFAGLVEGVPRPFFYSLADMGSLPDRPHRNIARLLKGKRFRKPDISETIQQLLGGKLSGEGGVVVDVGANVGMAAFAAAVMGFRVVAFEPVFENLQRICDGVYLNRVQDKLVVYHAAASDRLGNITMHKVIGRLDNSAISATGAKLAFKSNEEIAVEVATIPLDEVISDTERVVMIKIDVQGWEYHVLRGASKLLSRRKGEAPYLIYEEDERLLQASNSSAQEIRAFLGNVGYNHCTRRGTDAHCTKE is encoded by the exons ATGCCGGcggcaccggccgccgcctcctggcGCCGGCATGCCTCCTCCACGCCCAGagccctcctcttcctcttcccggctctcatcctcctcctcctggtccTCTCCAGAGCCCCAGATCTCACCTTCTCCCCCACcactcccgccgccgccccaccccgccccctcctctccgCCCCCTTCGACTGCTACGCCTCGCCGCAGGCCTCGCCGGTCTTCGCCGGCCTCGTGGAGGGCGTGCCCCGCCCCTTCTTCTACTCCCTCGCCGACATGGGCTCCCTCCCCGACCGCCCGCACAGGAACATCGCCCGCCTCCTCAAGGGCAAGCGCTTCCGCAAGCCCGACATCTCCGAGACCATCCAACAGCTGCTCGGGGGGAAGCTTTCCGGTGAAGGCGGGGTGGTGGTCGACGTGGGCGCCAATGTCGGGATGGCGGCTTTCGCGGCGGCCGTCATGGGCTTCCGGGTCGTCGCTTTCGAGCCCGTCTTCGAGAATCTGCAGCGCATTTGCGATGGAGTGTACCTCAACAGGGTGCAGGACAAGTTGGTGGTGTATCATGCTGCGGCTTCTGATCGACTTGGGAACATCACAATGCATAAG GTTATTGGACGACTTGACAACAGTGCTATATCTGCAACTGGTGCAAAGTTAGCATTCAAATCTAATGAAGAAATTGCTGTCGAAGTTGCTACAATCCCATTGGACGAAGTCATTTCGGATACTGAGCGAGTGGTTATGATCAAAATTGATGTTCAAGGTTGGGAATACCATGTTCTGAGAGGTGCATCAAAGTTGCTCTCAAGGAGGAAAGGTGAAGCTCCCTACCTTATATATGAAGAAGATGAGCGCCTACTGCAGGCGAGCAACAGTAGTGCACAAGAGATAAGGGCATTTCTTGGTAATGTTGGTTACAATCACTGTACGCGGCGTGGCACGGATGCTCACTGCACAAAAGAATAG
- the LOC100821839 gene encoding putative glutaredoxin-C14, producing the protein MDRVMKLASERAVVVFTLSSCCMCHTVSRLFCDLGVNALVHELDQDPKGKEMEKALLKLLGRGPSVPAVFIGGKLVGGTNKVMSLHLGGELVPMLRNAGALWL; encoded by the coding sequence ATGGACCGCGTGATGAAGCTAGCGTCGGAGCGGGCTGTGGTGGTTTTTACCCTGAGCTCCTGCTGCATGTGCCACACTGTGTCGCGCCTCTTCTGCGACCTTGGGGTGAATGCTCTAGTGCATGAGCTAGATCAGGACCCTAAAGGCAAGGAGATGGAGAAAGCGCTCCTCAAGCTCCTCGGGAGAGGTCCATCTGTCCCGGCAGTGTTCATTGGTGGGAAGCTGGTCGGTGGGACGAACAAGGTCATGTCTCTGCATCTTGGCGGCGAGCTGGTCCCTATGCTGAGAAATGCAGGTGCCCTCTGGCTGTAG
- the LOC100828315 gene encoding E3 ubiquitin-protein ligase MIEL1 encodes MAMGGAQFHADEGVVACKVAGDGHQNRRDVGKMEHGCEHYRRRCKIVAPCCNQVFSCRHCHDEATALGDRHNISRQDVAKVICVLCDTKQPVSQVCISCGVNMGEYFCDICKFYDDETVKGQYHCHACGICRVGGRDNYFHCAKCGSCYAVSLRDNHQCVEDSMRQNCPICYEYLFDSLKGTRVLDCGHTMHMDCFAEMVDHNKYTCPICSKTALDMTLHWDMLDREIEATLMPQVYRYKVWVLCNDCNQVSKVGFHVIGHKCGHCSSYNTRSTSRPADSSGSSSPLMTDSSENNNL; translated from the exons aTGGCCATGGGAGGAGCGCAGTTCCACGCTGACGAGGGCGTCGTCGCCTGCAAGGTGGCCGGCGACGGGCACCAAAACCGGCGCGACGTGGGGAAGATGGAGCACGG GTGCGAGCACTACCGGCGGAGGTGTAAGATCGTGGCGCCGTGCTGCAACCAGGTGTTCTCCTGCCGCCATTGCCACGACGAAGCCACG GCTTTGGGTGATCGGCATAATATATCTCGCCAGGATGTTGCAAAA GTAATATGTGTTCTCTGTGATACCAAACAACCG GTGTCACAAGTGTGCATAAGCTGTGGAGTCAATATGGGAGAATACTTCTGTGATATATGCaagttttatgatgatgaa ACAGTGAAAGGCCAGTACCATTGCCATGCTTGTGGCATATGCAG GGTTGGTGGCAGGGATAACTACTTCCACTGTGCAAAGTGTG GCTCTTGTTACGCTGTTTCGCTGCGTGATAACCATCAGTGTGTGGAGGACTCAATGAGACAGAATTGCCCTATCTGTTATGAG TATCTATTTGATTCACTAAAAGGAACAAGAGTTCTTGACTGTGGACATACAATGCACATGGACTGTTTTGCTGAGATGGTGGACCATAATAA ATACACATGTCCGATATGCTCGAAGACAGCTCTTGACATGACACTTCACTGGGACATGTTGGATCGAGAG atTGAAGCAACATTAATGCCTCAGGTGTACCGTTACAAG GTTTGGGTTCTTTGCAATGATTGCAACCAAGTCTCAAAAGTGGGCTTCCATGTGATTGGCCACAAGTGCGGCCACTGCAGCTCATACAACACTCGATCGACATCGCGGCCTGCAGATTCATCGGGGAGCAGTTCGCCATTGATGACAGACTCCTCTGAAAACAACAACCTGTAG